One part of the Moraxella sp. FZFQ2102 genome encodes these proteins:
- a CDS encoding RidA family protein, whose product MSIQKFDSNETLSEVAVHNGVVYLAGQVPDDDSLDIAGQARQVFANIDKALAQAGSDKAHLLSAQVFIKNLSDFESFNAEWKAWVAGTTPPVRATIQANLVNPNWLVEVMVIAAVK is encoded by the coding sequence ATGAGTATCCAAAAATTCGACAGCAACGAAACCCTAAGCGAAGTCGCTGTGCATAATGGCGTGGTCTATCTGGCAGGTCAAGTGCCTGATGATGACAGCCTGGACATTGCAGGTCAAGCGCGCCAAGTGTTCGCCAATATCGATAAAGCCCTTGCCCAAGCAGGCAGCGATAAAGCACATCTGCTATCAGCGCAAGTCTTCATCAAAAACCTAAGCGACTTTGAAAGCTTCAACGCCGAATGGAAAGCGTGGGTCGCAGGCACAACGCCACCTGTGCGTGCGACCATCCAAGCCAACTTGGTCAATCCAAACTGGCTGGTAGAAGTGATGGTCATCGCCGCGGTGAAATAA